The following coding sequences lie in one Alphaproteobacteria bacterium genomic window:
- a CDS encoding aldo/keto reductase: MEKRQLGTSGLQVSTLGLGCNNFGGRLDEAQSIAVIEKALDLGVTLIDTADVYPMTTTGTSEEIIGKALGKARADVVLATKFGMDMGNERHGGSRHYIMAAVEDSLRRLRTDWIDLYYLHQPDPRTPIEETLRALDDLVRQGKVRYIGCSNFAGWRTVETTYLARELGTNAFICSQEHYSLLAREVEREVVPALEAYGLGLLPFFPLASGLLTGKYRAGGAADGRLSYTERLANTFLTERNLELVERFAGFCEARGKSLTDLAFAWLLAQKTVPSVIAGASNDEQLEQNLKAVEWTLSAEDLAEIERLGSED; the protein is encoded by the coding sequence GTGGAAAAACGACAGTTGGGAACTTCCGGCCTGCAGGTCTCGACCCTGGGACTGGGCTGCAACAACTTCGGTGGCCGCCTCGACGAGGCCCAATCCATCGCCGTCATCGAAAAGGCACTCGATCTCGGCGTGACGCTAATCGACACGGCCGACGTCTATCCCATGACCACCACCGGCACCTCGGAGGAGATCATCGGCAAGGCGCTGGGGAAGGCCCGCGCGGATGTCGTACTGGCCACCAAGTTCGGCATGGACATGGGCAACGAGCGCCACGGCGGCTCGCGGCATTACATCATGGCGGCGGTCGAGGACAGTCTGCGGCGCCTTCGGACCGACTGGATCGACCTCTACTATCTTCATCAGCCCGATCCCAGGACGCCCATCGAGGAAACGCTCCGGGCGCTGGATGACCTCGTGCGCCAGGGCAAGGTGCGCTACATCGGCTGTTCCAACTTCGCCGGCTGGCGGACCGTCGAAACGACGTACCTGGCCCGCGAACTCGGCACCAACGCCTTCATCTGCAGCCAGGAGCACTACAGCCTGCTGGCCCGCGAGGTCGAGCGCGAGGTCGTCCCGGCGCTCGAGGCCTATGGCCTCGGCTTGTTGCCTTTCTTCCCTCTGGCCTCGGGTCTGCTGACCGGCAAATACCGCGCCGGCGGGGCGGCCGATGGCCGGCTTTCCTATACCGAACGCCTGGCCAACACCTTCCTGACGGAGCGCAACCTCGAACTGGTCGAGCGCTTCGCCGGGTTCTGCGAGGCCCGTGGCAAGAGCCTCACCGACCTCGCCTTCGCCTGGCTGCTGGCCCAGAAAACCGTGCCCAGCGTCATCGCCGGGGCCAGCAACGACGAACAGCTGGAGCAGAACCTGAAGGCGGTCGAATGGACGCTTTCGGCCGAAGATC